Genomic window (Tautonia rosea):
CCAGTCTTTACACCGATTACACCTTCAGCGTCTGGAATGAGGACGGCGTGCTCGTCCCTTTCGCCCAGGCCTATTCCGGCCTGACCGACGAGGAGATCCGCCGCGTCGATGCCTGGATTCGCCGCCACATGGTCGAATCGTTCGGCCCGGTCCGCACCGTGACTCCCGAACTCGTATTCGAACTCGGCTTCGAGGGCATTCAACGCTCAACCCGTCACAAATCCGGCATCGCCGTCCGCTTCCCTCGCATTCTCCGCTGGCGGACCGACAAGCACGCCGCCGACGCCGATCGCCTCGAAACCATTCGCGCCTTGCTTCCTCCGAGCTCCTGATGCGACGATGGCAGCGCGGGTTCGTCGATTGACCCTTTTGTTTTGAGCTAAGATGCTTTCCAAAAGGCAGGGCAATCCCCGAACCTGATCACGTCCGATCGTTTCTGAGCTCGAAACGGGCCGTCTTCCAGGGCCCATCATTTGCATCGCACGACTCGCCGGGGGGCATCTCGACCATCGAGCCGAACGAACGAACGAGCGATCAATCGATCGATCGACCTCGGCCCGGATCGTCAAACCCCCCCGGTCTGTTGTGGTCCCCGGTGTCACTCCGGGGCGTGCCATGCTCCTCCGCGAGAGGGAATTTCCCATGCCCCCGCGCAAGAAACCATCACCAGGAAGCCGTCGAGGCGGCCGGCGTCCGTCGGATGGCCTGGTCGATCCGAGAGACGTCTTCACCCCGGGCTCCTCCTCCGGTCGATCAGGACCGCGCAACAGCCGAAAGGCGATGCAGCTCTGCTCACAGGTTCAGCGAACCGTCGAGCAGGTCATTCTCGGCGATCTCGATGACGAGGTGCTCCGCAACCTCTGCGTCCTGGCCGTCGAGCCCGCCCCCGACGAATCACGGTTGCTCGTCACGGTCGGTCCGTTCGCCTCGAACGTCGAGATCAACCCGATCCAGGTAATGGAGCACCTTGGCCTCGCCTCGGCTCACATCCGATCCGAGGTCGCCGCCGCCATCACCCGACGCAAGGTGCCGACCCTCGTCTATCAGGTCGCCCGGCCCGGCTCGATGGATGCTCCGCCCCCCGGTGAGGCACCCGCCTCGTCACCGTGAGGTCTCCGGGGAGGCCGGGGACGTGTTTATCCCGGCCTCCCTTCACCCTGCCGCCGCGGTCCGTATTGGTCGGTGGGGCGAGCGTGCTCGGATCGTTCCGTCAGTGCCGAACATCCTCCGCCGATCGCCCCACAAGGTCCTTCGGCAGGGCGATCCGATGGTCCGGCGGCGCGGTCTTCGACTCGCGCCGAAACCTCGCATGCAGCGATTCCCAGTCGACCACCAGTTGCCCGCCGCCGTTCTGATGCTGGCTGGCCCACGAGGCCAGCAGATCGAGGCAGGCGTGGTCGATGTACGACAGGTCTTGCAGATCGACGTGCAGCTCTGCGTTGCGGGGTACCCGTTCCAGTTCGGCGGCCAGTTTCGGCAGTCGGATAAACGTGGCGGCCCCGTCGAGCGACAGCACGGCCTTCGCGCCCCCTTCGCGGATGTCGAGCTTCGTGTCCAGGCGAGAGAACGTGTACAGCAGCTTCAGGCCGGAGAGCAGGATCCCCACGATGACCCCCGTCAGCAGGTCCGTCAGGACGATCATCACGACCGTCGCCACATAAATTCCCACCTCGCTCAAGCCGTACTGCCGAAGGCTCCGAATCGCCCCCAGGTCGACCAGCCGGTAGCCGATATACACAAGCATCGCCGCCAGGCTGGCCGTCGGGATCAGGCGGAGCAACCCCGCCAGTCCGACGACGAACACCAGCAACCAGAGCCCGTGCAAGATCGCTGACAACCGAGTCTTGCCCCCGGCCTGAATGTTGGCCGAGCTTCGGACGATCACCCCCGTCATCGGTAACGCCCCGAGCAGGCCGCACACCATGTTGCCCACCCCCTGCGCCGTCAGCTCGCGGTCGTAGCGGGTCCGAGGCCCCGGGTGCATCTGGTCCACCGCCGTGGCGCAGAGCAACGTCTCGGCACTGGCGATCGCCGCGATTACCAGGGCCGTCGAGATCAAGGCCGACCACGGCGCATCGCTCAGCACGTTCCAGTTCGGCAGCCTCACGCCGTCGAGCAGGTTCGTCGGCACCTCGACATACAGTACCGGCAACTCGAGGATCGTCGTCAAGGTCGTCACCACTACGATCGCCAGCAGTGTTGCCGGAACCACCTTCCACCGTTTCGGGGCCAGGCCGTCCCAGAGCA
Coding sequences:
- a CDS encoding ribosome-binding factor A, giving the protein MPPRKKPSPGSRRGGRRPSDGLVDPRDVFTPGSSSGRSGPRNSRKAMQLCSQVQRTVEQVILGDLDDEVLRNLCVLAVEPAPDESRLLVTVGPFASNVEINPIQVMEHLGLASAHIRSEVAAAITRRKVPTLVYQVARPGSMDAPPPGEAPASSP
- a CDS encoding SulP family inorganic anion transporter; translated protein: MARPDLGSEEERAFKTEQLRRIGELHRQQESLWEQTAERLPDHATIDQWKAESPERHAAEIAALRELLGDQEAIVKELDALLPVLHRLETLDGDRDQMDAVERAAAEAVRRSNEAADDLRLGNEYDALASQKAAVDAISTLIASLKSHNLAAGVGVLTILIIVLWDGLAPKRWKVVPATLLAIVVVTTLTTILELPVLYVEVPTNLLDGVRLPNWNVLSDAPWSALISTALVIAAIASAETLLCATAVDQMHPGPRTRYDRELTAQGVGNMVCGLLGALPMTGVIVRSSANIQAGGKTRLSAILHGLWLLVFVVGLAGLLRLIPTASLAAMLVYIGYRLVDLGAIRSLRQYGLSEVGIYVATVVMIVLTDLLTGVIVGILLSGLKLLYTFSRLDTKLDIREGGAKAVLSLDGAATFIRLPKLAAELERVPRNAELHVDLQDLSYIDHACLDLLASWASQHQNGGGQLVVDWESLHARFRRESKTAPPDHRIALPKDLVGRSAEDVRH